DNA sequence from the Acidobacteriota bacterium genome:
ACTTTGCAACACGCGAGCCGGTGAAGGCAGCCTATGAGCGCTCGGACATTTGTGTGGTCCCTGCTGCGGGCGTTGTGGGCGAGGCTATGGTAGCACTGGTGCTGGCGCGCGCGTTACTTGAAAAGTTCGGAGGAGATTCGCTCCAGGAAACCCGGCACAACTACGACGCCTATCAGGAACAGTTGCGCCGCTTTTAGCCGGGTTGGAACCAGGGCTTTCACAGCGCCGTTGAGAACTTTTGTAAGGGATCGGTAGGTCAGGGATTCAATTGCAACATTGGAGGACTTATGAAACCCGTTGTTAGAGAGTGCTCCTGCCTTTGTTTATTTTTGGTCCTGGTATTCATGATTCCTGGCGGCGCCATGGCGGCGTGGCGTCCGCAAGCCCCCGCGCCGATCAACTATCACATCGTTAACAGGGTTCTTCTGGGCGGCGAAGGAGGCTGGGACTATCTGGGTTTTGATCCGCAGAATCGTCACCTGTTCGTTTCGCACGCTAGCGAGGTACTGGTGATTGATCCTGACACTGGCAAGGTAGTCGGGAATATTCCGGACACAGAAGGCGTCCATGGAATTGCTGTCGCGCCGGAACTCAATCGCGGATTCACCAGCGATGGACGTGCCGATCAGGTAACTGTCTTTGATCTGAAGACGCTGAAGACGGTCGGCACTGTCAAGGTGACCGGCCACAACCCGGACGGCATCACTTACGATCCTTCCTCTCAGCGCGTTTTCACGTTCAACGGCCGCAGTAACGATGCCACGGCCATCGACGCGAAAACGCTGAAGGTGGTGGGTACCATCAGCCTGGGAGGCAGGCCCGAATTTGCTGTGGCCGACGGCCATGGGATGCTCTACAACAACCTGGAAGACAAAAGCACTGAGCTTGCGATTGACACACACTCACTTGAGATCAAATCGCGCTGGCCGATGGCCCCCTGCGAGTCTCCTTCGGGACTGGCGATGGATGTGGAGCACAATCTTCTGTTTGCCGGGTGCCACAACAAAATGATGGCTGTGATCAATTCAGCCAATGGCAAGGTGATCGCGGAAGTCCTCATTGGCAGTGGCGTGGATGCCAACCGGTTTGATCCGGAGACGGGCCTGGCTTTCAGTTCGAACGGCGAGGGCACACTGACGGTGGTAAAGGAAGAGTCGCCAACGGAATTCAAAGTGGTCCAGACCGTGGCAACTGAGCGCGGCGCCCGCACAATGGAAGTGGACCCGAAGACGCACCATGTCTTTCTGGTGACGGCAAAGTTCGGGCCGCTTCCGCCCGAGACCAGTGGCCAGCGAGGGTTTCGCCGGCCTCCCATGGTCCCCAACAGCTTTACGCTGCTTGTGCTCGCACCGTAAATGTGCGATTTTGAATAGTACGAAAGAAAATCCAATCACCCGCAGCATGTTTCAAGGCAAGTTATTCGTCGAGGGACTCACCTGCGCGGAGATTCCAAATATCCAACGATATTAAACTGAAAAATGATCTATCCCAT
Encoded proteins:
- a CDS encoding YncE family protein gives rise to the protein MIPGGAMAAWRPQAPAPINYHIVNRVLLGGEGGWDYLGFDPQNRHLFVSHASEVLVIDPDTGKVVGNIPDTEGVHGIAVAPELNRGFTSDGRADQVTVFDLKTLKTVGTVKVTGHNPDGITYDPSSQRVFTFNGRSNDATAIDAKTLKVVGTISLGGRPEFAVADGHGMLYNNLEDKSTELAIDTHSLEIKSRWPMAPCESPSGLAMDVEHNLLFAGCHNKMMAVINSANGKVIAEVLIGSGVDANRFDPETGLAFSSNGEGTLTVVKEESPTEFKVVQTVATERGARTMEVDPKTHHVFLVTAKFGPLPPETSGQRGFRRPPMVPNSFTLLVLAP